The proteins below come from a single Bartonella schoenbuchensis R1 genomic window:
- a CDS encoding type II toxin-antitoxin system RelE/ParE family toxin, translated as MIENFADKRCKDLLEGKLPKGFPVALMRMAQRKLFMLDKAANLKDLRSPPGNRLEALKGDRRGQYSIRINDQFRICFEWRSNGAYKVEIVDYH; from the coding sequence GTGATTGAAAACTTTGCGGATAAACGATGTAAGGACCTTCTAGAAGGTAAGCTACCAAAAGGTTTTCCGGTAGCCTTGATGCGCATGGCTCAAAGAAAATTATTTATGCTCGATAAAGCAGCTAATCTTAAAGATCTACGTAGCCCCCCGGGAAATCGCTTAGAAGCATTGAAAGGTGATCGCCGTGGTCAATATTCTATCCGTATCAATGACCAATTTCGTATTTGTTTTGAGTGGCGTTCTAATGGTGCTTATAAAGTTGAAATTGTAGATTATCATTGA
- a CDS encoding phage tail protein, with protein MLGCLLPTNTTKFEKRLADACDFHKSIEDSINFISRAKLDIIDPSFLPWLVEEYGLGELTSYVPDFYVLLETGPGWQRVRGSLAAIDKGLEWLDLSAHFVGAWPERKWWNSFQLYFDQLPDTDKLKAIEGIVKLSECLRSDFWRGVHGYDAPIVEGNISRLDDSIFDSQSGACATEGGTVFSFGRSTEISLTLTEEDGKLIGNWIDDQEELVWEGLDYSWDRANFPWGSAQKSEHNLLNFVDDEDDEFSWKSLDYPWNEANVPWVSDQKNGRDILMADWFKGRTLYLALRDNDDKLIGYRRCNIVQQVTRVSDGVYSHSGHHFTPFIKGTKVLLAARTQFHDVDNKQAASVSIFVHATPTKLIPFGRLWLGPDGLIDGVEILKTPVSLSLRKDVREQFKILLRF; from the coding sequence ATGCTTGGGTGCTTACTTCCAACAAACACAACAAAATTTGAAAAGCGCCTTGCCGATGCTTGTGACTTTCATAAAAGTATTGAAGATTCAATCAATTTTATCTCTCGTGCAAAGCTTGATATCATAGACCCAAGCTTCTTGCCATGGTTAGTTGAAGAATATGGGCTTGGAGAACTGACATCTTATGTTCCAGACTTCTATGTTTTGCTTGAAACGGGACCTGGGTGGCAGCGGGTACGTGGATCTTTAGCGGCTATTGATAAAGGGCTTGAATGGTTAGACCTTAGTGCACATTTCGTAGGAGCATGGCCAGAGCGAAAATGGTGGAATTCATTTCAGCTTTATTTTGATCAATTGCCTGATACAGACAAACTTAAAGCCATTGAAGGGATCGTCAAGCTTTCTGAATGTTTACGTTCTGATTTTTGGCGTGGTGTTCATGGTTATGACGCCCCCATTGTAGAGGGGAATATATCTCGCTTAGATGACAGCATATTTGACTCTCAAAGTGGTGCGTGCGCGACAGAAGGTGGCACAGTATTTTCCTTTGGGCGTTCTACAGAAATAAGCCTTACTTTAACTGAAGAAGACGGAAAGCTCATTGGCAATTGGATTGATGATCAAGAAGAGCTCGTTTGGGAAGGTTTGGATTACTCATGGGATAGAGCCAATTTCCCTTGGGGTTCAGCACAAAAAAGCGAACATAACCTATTGAATTTTGTTGATGATGAGGATGATGAGTTCAGCTGGAAAAGTTTAGATTATCCATGGAATGAAGCAAATGTTCCTTGGGTATCAGATCAAAAAAATGGGCGCGATATCTTGATGGCGGATTGGTTTAAAGGTCGCACCCTTTATCTGGCTTTAAGAGATAACGATGATAAGCTGATTGGTTATCGAAGATGTAACATTGTCCAGCAAGTGACAAGAGTTTCAGATGGAGTTTACAGTCATTCAGGTCATCACTTTACACCATTTATAAAGGGTACAAAAGTTTTGCTTGCTGCGCGAACGCAATTTCATGATGTTGATAATAAACAAGCAGCATCTGTCTCTATTTTTGTTCATGCGACCCCTACAAAGCTTATTCCCTTTGGAAGACTGTGGTTGGGGCCAGATGGGCTTATTGATGGCGTGGAGATTCTTAAAACCCCTGTCTCTCTATCTTTACGTAAAGATGTTCGTGAACAATTCAAAATTTTATTGAGGTTTTAA
- a CDS encoding head decoration protein, which produces MSKVFYEGPRNSAYLGRYDPDMSNEEVIFAQGDEVVAGTVMGLVTSTGKYVPFNPDASDGSEIPAGISYANVDVSQSDQRATITVRLCTVKKSELIWPDKIDEKKKKTAIQILEKNNILLR; this is translated from the coding sequence ATGAGTAAAGTTTTTTATGAAGGCCCTCGTAATAGCGCTTATCTTGGGCGTTATGATCCTGACATGTCAAACGAGGAAGTAATCTTTGCACAAGGAGATGAAGTTGTAGCGGGAACCGTCATGGGGCTTGTGACATCAACGGGTAAATATGTGCCGTTTAATCCTGATGCATCAGATGGCAGTGAAATTCCAGCGGGAATTTCTTATGCCAATGTTGATGTATCACAAAGCGATCAACGTGCAACGATTACAGTGCGTTTATGCACAGTAAAAAAATCTGAACTGATATGGCCTGACAAAATTGACGAAAAGAAAAAGAAAACAGCCATTCAGATCTTAGAAAAAAATAACATTCTATTGCGATAG
- a CDS encoding head-tail joining protein, protein MQWYGLLSQMIEDVRDTFGQPVIYTRKKTGQSFHIIAIYSIKHAEPEAGGRVKTTIPRKELDVCINDIGGVLPELGDRIVLLASQENFSVANVQASESNMYKLILREDAVSDVK, encoded by the coding sequence ATGCAATGGTATGGGCTGCTCAGTCAAATGATTGAAGATGTACGCGACACTTTTGGGCAGCCCGTTATCTATACACGAAAGAAAACAGGGCAATCTTTTCATATCATAGCGATTTATAGCATTAAGCATGCAGAGCCAGAAGCTGGGGGAAGAGTAAAAACAACAATCCCAAGAAAAGAACTTGATGTTTGCATCAATGATATTGGAGGCGTGCTTCCTGAACTAGGAGATCGTATTGTTCTTCTTGCTTCTCAAGAGAATTTTTCTGTCGCAAATGTACAAGCTTCGGAATCAAATATGTATAAGCTTATCCTTCGTGAGGACGCTGTGTCTGATGTAAAGTAA
- a CDS encoding HigA family addiction module antitoxin yields the protein MKNYIAIHPGEILREEYLKEYALSAYALAKALNVPRTRIERIVAENSPITPDTALRLAYFFDTTAEFWLNMQAAYDVNVLQTEKADEFAKIDKFKQMA from the coding sequence ATGAAAAATTACATAGCGATCCATCCCGGAGAAATTCTACGGGAGGAATATTTAAAAGAATATGCCCTTTCTGCTTATGCTCTTGCTAAAGCATTAAATGTTCCACGTACCCGGATAGAGCGTATTGTTGCTGAAAATAGCCCTATAACTCCTGATACAGCGCTAAGATTGGCCTATTTTTTTGATACCACAGCTGAATTCTGGCTTAACATGCAAGCTGCTTACGACGTTAATGTACTACAAACTGAAAAAGCTGATGAATTTGCTAAAATAGATAAATTTAAACAAATGGCTTAA
- a CDS encoding phage head-tail joining protein gives MIDTVIKEVFLIANEARKPDPPYTVSQWADKNRYLNTVASAEPGLWRTKRTPYLREIMDNLSSYVPVETTVVMKGAQIGMSEAALNFCGYAIHHSPGPALYVMPTVDLAKRVSKNRLDPMIEASPALSERISPARARDKGNTMFSKEFDGGTLMLTGANSAASLRSMPVRYLVLDEVDAYPLSVDRDGDPLTLAEERTSSFVKRKIFKLSTPTHRDISRIAQDFVLGDQRYYNVPCDGCGTLQPIVWSQIKWPKGAPEKAVFVCAHCGHEHAEHRKEDLLSEERGACWIPTQEPSEPGLRSYHISALYSPWRTWKECVRKFLKVKNDPARLQAFVNTVLGEPWEDKSGEVIDPDSLYAQREDYPLAPAQVVLLTAGIDVQNDRLELEVVGWGRDEESWNIDYQVLPGNPSSLDVWDQLDEYLQKRWPHPGFKDGIQIAAACIDTGGNHTQDVYNYVRPREGKRIWGIKGQAGPRPVWPRRPSKNNKGQINLYIVGVDSAKNTITSRFKNSGPEASGAGATHFHKNLDREYFEQLTAEKKVVKYFKGHQRMEWHKSDTARNEALDCRVYAYAALQGLILAGLNLNKEVDILEERLKNIESPSTDSYYPKRLKPEPEKQFIRTSISAYMQGNREQFMYEKSNQVNWKYERLAQLKKRREQLENALYSGAQSVRHGDKQVNHRSTEDIRKALTMLAEEIAILEGYKPLYPFYSFYLNTSRGY, from the coding sequence GTGATTGATACAGTAATTAAGGAAGTTTTTTTAATTGCCAATGAAGCACGTAAACCAGATCCTCCCTATACAGTTTCACAATGGGCAGATAAAAACCGTTATTTGAATACAGTAGCCAGTGCTGAACCTGGATTATGGAGAACTAAACGCACCCCTTATTTACGGGAAATCATGGACAATCTTTCCTCTTACGTACCAGTTGAAACAACGGTAGTAATGAAAGGTGCGCAGATTGGTATGTCAGAGGCTGCGTTAAACTTTTGTGGTTATGCTATTCATCATAGTCCTGGCCCTGCTCTTTATGTGATGCCTACAGTTGATCTGGCTAAGAGAGTGTCTAAGAACCGTCTTGACCCTATGATTGAAGCTAGCCCTGCATTAAGCGAACGTATCTCCCCTGCCCGCGCTAGAGACAAGGGGAATACAATGTTCTCGAAAGAATTTGATGGTGGAACATTGATGCTTACAGGAGCAAACAGTGCTGCTAGTTTGCGATCGATGCCTGTTCGTTATTTGGTCCTTGATGAAGTTGACGCCTATCCGCTGAGTGTTGATAGAGATGGTGACCCATTAACTCTTGCTGAAGAACGCACCTCGTCTTTTGTCAAACGCAAGATTTTTAAATTATCAACACCAACTCATCGTGACATAAGTCGTATAGCTCAAGATTTTGTCTTAGGAGATCAGAGATATTACAATGTGCCTTGTGATGGATGTGGTACGCTTCAGCCCATTGTTTGGTCGCAAATTAAATGGCCAAAAGGGGCTCCTGAAAAAGCTGTGTTTGTTTGTGCGCATTGTGGTCATGAACATGCTGAACATCGTAAAGAAGATTTATTGTCTGAAGAAAGGGGGGCTTGTTGGATACCAACACAAGAGCCAAGCGAGCCTGGTTTGCGCTCTTACCATATTTCAGCACTGTATTCACCTTGGAGAACATGGAAAGAGTGTGTACGCAAATTTTTAAAGGTGAAAAATGATCCTGCGCGTTTACAGGCTTTTGTCAATACTGTTCTAGGTGAACCATGGGAAGATAAATCAGGAGAAGTCATTGATCCGGATAGCTTGTATGCACAACGTGAAGACTATCCTCTTGCCCCTGCTCAAGTAGTCCTCCTTACAGCGGGTATTGATGTACAAAATGATCGCTTAGAGCTTGAAGTTGTGGGCTGGGGGCGTGATGAAGAAAGTTGGAATATTGATTATCAAGTTCTACCGGGTAATCCCTCTTCTCTAGACGTTTGGGATCAGTTGGATGAGTATCTTCAAAAACGATGGCCACATCCTGGTTTCAAAGACGGGATACAAATAGCAGCAGCTTGTATTGATACAGGAGGCAACCATACACAAGACGTTTACAATTATGTGCGTCCTCGTGAAGGAAAGCGTATCTGGGGCATTAAAGGACAAGCAGGACCACGCCCTGTATGGCCACGTCGCCCCAGTAAAAATAACAAAGGACAAATTAATTTATATATCGTTGGTGTTGATTCAGCAAAAAATACCATCACAAGTCGCTTTAAAAATTCAGGTCCTGAAGCGTCAGGAGCTGGTGCAACGCACTTTCATAAAAACCTTGATCGAGAATATTTTGAGCAGCTGACTGCTGAAAAAAAGGTGGTCAAATATTTTAAAGGCCATCAGCGAATGGAATGGCATAAAAGTGACACAGCAAGAAACGAGGCTCTCGACTGTAGGGTTTATGCTTATGCTGCCTTACAGGGTCTGATTTTAGCGGGACTTAATCTCAATAAAGAAGTCGACATCTTAGAAGAGCGCTTGAAAAACATTGAAAGCCCTTCAACAGATTCATACTACCCAAAAAGACTAAAACCAGAACCTGAAAAGCAATTTATCAGAACATCGATCAGTGCTTACATGCAAGGGAATAGGGAGCAATTTATGTACGAAAAATCAAACCAAGTGAACTGGAAATACGAAAGACTTGCACAGCTTAAAAAACGACGCGAGCAATTGGAAAACGCACTTTATTCAGGAGCACAATCTGTCCGTCACGGTGATAAGCAAGTCAATCATCGTTCTACTGAAGATATACGCAAAGCCCTTACAATGCTGGCTGAGGAAATAGCAATTCTTGAAGGGTACAAGCCTTTATACCCTTTCTACTCTTTTTATCTTAACACATCACGAGGTTATTAA
- a CDS encoding baseplate J/gp47 family protein: protein MNEDFIKPEIIPELSIEEIRAASLESLKQLLPNYTPLESDPAVKIIEVASYREFLLRQRINEAARNTVLDFAKGEALDALGQWHGVERLEGESDDSYRERIKLRVRAGKGGGTEPYYRYFALSADNRVKDAIIYRKGRNPTIHVAIFGKNEQGTASEDLLQRVKEVLTDKSVIMTNDTIEVHAAVTTVLDLEADVWLLPEISLEILTQMEANLRAAWKKEQALGRELSSSWWISKLMIPGVQKVIAVTPTHDTAVSSEEVLAIGKVTLNFKGRL, encoded by the coding sequence ATGAATGAGGATTTCATAAAACCAGAAATCATTCCAGAGCTTTCTATTGAAGAAATACGTGCTGCCTCTCTTGAGAGTTTAAAACAGCTTTTGCCTAATTACACACCTTTGGAAAGTGATCCAGCAGTTAAAATCATTGAGGTTGCAAGTTATAGGGAGTTTTTATTAAGGCAGCGTATTAATGAGGCTGCACGTAATACCGTTCTTGACTTTGCCAAGGGGGAAGCTCTTGATGCTTTAGGGCAATGGCATGGTGTTGAACGCTTGGAGGGTGAAAGTGATGACAGTTATCGTGAACGCATTAAGCTTCGTGTACGGGCTGGTAAAGGGGGTGGAACAGAGCCTTATTACAGATATTTCGCCTTATCAGCAGATAACCGTGTGAAGGATGCGATCATTTATCGAAAAGGGAGAAATCCTACTATTCACGTGGCTATTTTTGGCAAGAATGAACAAGGAACAGCCAGTGAGGATTTATTACAAAGAGTCAAAGAAGTGCTGACGGATAAAAGCGTGATTATGACGAATGATACAATTGAAGTTCACGCTGCAGTAACAACAGTTTTAGATTTAGAAGCAGATGTTTGGCTTTTACCTGAAATTTCTTTAGAGATCTTAACACAAATGGAGGCAAATTTACGGGCAGCTTGGAAGAAAGAGCAAGCCCTTGGTCGTGAATTGAGTTCATCATGGTGGATTTCAAAACTGATGATCCCTGGTGTGCAGAAAGTCATTGCTGTTACCCCTACGCATGATACTGCCGTCTCCAGTGAAGAGGTTTTAGCCATTGGTAAAGTAACACTCAACTTCAAAGGTCGTCTATAG
- a CDS encoding BrnA antitoxin family protein: MTIKKTFKEGCGYTKEDWDAVDSPPLTDEELARLKPAKEILPTSFFKYVTEERRKRGRPPVKSPKQAITLRLDPKVIASFKEQGKNWRTRMGEILTKASGC, translated from the coding sequence ATGACTATCAAAAAAACCTTTAAAGAAGGATGTGGCTACACAAAAGAAGATTGGGATGCAGTGGATTCGCCACCACTTACAGACGAAGAGCTTGCACGCTTAAAACCAGCTAAAGAAATTTTACCTACCTCCTTCTTTAAATATGTAACAGAAGAGCGTCGTAAGCGTGGACGCCCACCAGTTAAATCTCCCAAACAAGCGATTACTCTACGTCTTGACCCCAAAGTTATTGCCTCTTTTAAGGAACAAGGTAAAAACTGGCGCACGCGTATGGGTGAAATCTTAACAAAAGCAAGTGGTTGCTAA
- a CDS encoding phage baseplate assembly protein V has protein sequence MLERRDSEITDLKRRVANMVMVGKISHVDHKNARYRVQSGNIVSDWIPDTQARAGKTRSYEGRDVGEQVIVLSTSGDLSQGMIIGSIHTDANQAADKGNIHTTIYPDGTTVEYDDETSTYSLTIKSEGKFILTISDGVSIKGEGGELEITAPEGIKIISESDMTLKADGNMTLEAQGDVSIKSSDGVSLESGNDMSLKSSGSASLESGSHMSLKSSSGTSLKAGGEVSVKSSGLKHNSVNVGSGHKHPGVTSGGAMTGGPI, from the coding sequence ATGTTAGAGCGGCGTGATAGCGAAATTACAGATTTAAAAAGGCGTGTGGCCAATATGGTTATGGTAGGCAAGATTAGCCACGTTGATCATAAAAACGCACGCTATCGTGTTCAAAGTGGTAATATTGTAAGTGATTGGATTCCAGATACACAGGCCCGTGCAGGAAAAACGCGTTCCTATGAAGGGCGTGATGTGGGCGAGCAAGTCATTGTCCTTTCCACATCAGGTGATTTATCACAAGGGATGATTATTGGCTCTATTCATACAGATGCCAATCAAGCAGCTGATAAGGGCAATATTCATACAACTATATACCCTGATGGCACAACGGTTGAATATGATGATGAGACAAGCACTTATTCATTGACGATTAAGTCAGAAGGCAAATTCATTTTAACAATTTCCGATGGCGTTTCAATAAAAGGTGAAGGAGGTGAATTAGAAATCACCGCTCCAGAGGGCATAAAGATTATTTCAGAAAGCGATATGACTTTAAAGGCAGATGGAAACATGACACTAGAAGCACAAGGAGATGTTTCTATCAAATCAAGTGATGGAGTTTCTCTTGAGTCAGGCAATGATATGTCACTCAAATCAAGTGGTAGTGCATCCCTTGAGTCAGGCAGTCATATGTCCCTTAAATCAAGTAGTGGCACCTCTCTCAAAGCGGGTGGTGAGGTGTCTGTTAAGTCAAGTGGGTTAAAACATAATAGCGTTAACGTCGGAAGCGGACATAAACACCCTGGTGTTACATCTGGTGGTGCTATGACGGGAGGCCCCATTTGA
- a CDS encoding BrnT family toxin has translation MKIVWDEPKRVSNIDKHKLDFSDVIYFDWEHAFIDATHSNRMKAIGHFADNTAVIIFAKLGIEAISIISFRQANKKEREVFNDYQKNL, from the coding sequence ATGAAGATAGTGTGGGATGAACCAAAAAGAGTTTCGAACATTGATAAACATAAGCTTGATTTTTCAGATGTTATTTATTTTGACTGGGAGCACGCCTTTATTGATGCAACACATTCAAACCGCATGAAAGCTATTGGACATTTTGCTGATAACACAGCAGTTATTATTTTTGCAAAACTGGGTATTGAAGCAATATCTATTATCAGTTTTCGTCAAGCAAATAAGAAAGAAAGAGAGGTTTTTAATGACTATCAAAAAAACCTTTAA
- a CDS encoding GPW/gp25 family protein: MSIGMNCETGKSMIGLDHLRQSIMDILMTRIGTRVMRRDYGSRVLDLIDDPVNETFKVAIYAAVAEALDRWEPRFKLKQVNLTSVEEGKISISFEGIYVPSGKPITMEGLQIG; the protein is encoded by the coding sequence TTGAGTATAGGAATGAATTGTGAAACAGGCAAATCCATGATCGGGCTTGACCACTTGCGTCAGTCCATCATGGATATTTTAATGACGCGGATAGGTACACGGGTTATGCGTCGTGATTACGGATCACGTGTTCTTGATCTGATTGATGATCCGGTCAATGAAACCTTTAAGGTGGCCATTTATGCAGCCGTTGCAGAGGCTTTAGATAGATGGGAGCCTCGTTTTAAGCTTAAACAAGTGAATTTAACTTCTGTTGAAGAGGGAAAAATTTCCATATCTTTTGAAGGAATTTACGTCCCTTCAGGAAAGCCAATAACTATGGAAGGATTACAGATAGGATGA
- a CDS encoding phage portal protein — translation MMSSLVNQINHNPHFEAASRSRRLNGFDPAKKHINKAIEECGDTIVARSRWLYDNEPLYGSATEEWVSAAVSDGIKPYPRIEGFQEEKKKLLDLWWQWVDEADYDEDANFYGLQATIAREVFLTGECFVRLHYTDFYERSRVPLQLQIYPSEMLDLTYNGPAETKGNTIRMGIEFNAKGKRVAYHFWKRHPHDDPQITQVFTGQERIRVPAELVIHIKDRRTAGQLRGCPKVTRCMTKIFQLESYDDAELERKRTAALFAVFITGSDSGETIAPDNHGENKSEPPSQTLPDLPMTPGSINVVDGNRQITFSNPVEVGGSYEAFQYRNNLKISAALNIPYAIVTGDVTRGNFSNVRTSIIQFRRHIKQWRENIIAFQFNRVIWERFVQLAVLAGCVELPGWEENPLPWIQCESFAPPLEMIDPNKDISAEKEEIRAGLKTRRMALAERGFDIDTIHAEFEEEQKDAQARGLSFDTDGEDFSTGLSNTDEPDENDHNNKAHEDEE, via the coding sequence ATGATGTCTTCTCTTGTAAATCAAATCAATCATAACCCACATTTTGAAGCCGCAAGCCGTAGCCGTCGATTAAATGGATTTGACCCTGCAAAAAAACACATCAATAAAGCTATTGAAGAATGTGGCGATACAATTGTTGCTCGTTCAAGATGGCTTTACGATAATGAACCCCTTTACGGATCTGCAACGGAAGAATGGGTTTCAGCAGCAGTAAGTGATGGGATTAAGCCCTACCCTAGAATTGAAGGGTTTCAGGAAGAAAAGAAAAAGCTTCTTGATCTTTGGTGGCAATGGGTCGATGAAGCTGATTATGATGAAGATGCTAATTTTTATGGTCTTCAAGCAACAATTGCTCGTGAGGTTTTTTTAACTGGTGAGTGTTTTGTAAGACTACACTATACCGACTTTTATGAGCGCTCACGTGTACCACTTCAATTACAAATTTACCCTTCAGAAATGCTGGACTTAACCTATAACGGACCAGCAGAAACTAAAGGCAACACCATTCGTATGGGAATTGAATTTAATGCAAAGGGTAAGCGTGTCGCTTATCATTTTTGGAAACGTCACCCTCACGATGATCCTCAGATAACTCAGGTATTTACAGGTCAAGAACGCATTAGAGTGCCTGCTGAATTGGTTATTCATATTAAAGATCGCCGCACTGCAGGACAACTGCGTGGATGCCCCAAAGTCACGCGCTGTATGACGAAGATCTTTCAACTTGAAAGTTATGATGATGCAGAACTTGAGAGAAAAAGAACCGCTGCTCTTTTTGCTGTCTTTATCACAGGATCAGACTCTGGTGAGACGATAGCGCCAGACAATCATGGTGAAAATAAATCCGAACCTCCTTCACAAACACTTCCCGACTTGCCAATGACGCCAGGATCAATCAATGTCGTGGATGGCAATAGACAAATTACATTCTCCAATCCTGTAGAAGTTGGAGGTTCTTATGAAGCCTTTCAATATCGCAATAATTTAAAAATTAGTGCAGCTTTAAATATACCTTATGCCATTGTTACAGGTGATGTAACACGAGGTAACTTTTCTAACGTACGCACATCCATTATTCAGTTTAGACGTCACATCAAACAATGGCGTGAAAACATCATCGCTTTTCAATTCAATCGCGTTATTTGGGAACGCTTTGTCCAACTAGCCGTGCTTGCTGGGTGTGTTGAGTTGCCAGGATGGGAAGAAAATCCTTTACCATGGATCCAATGTGAAAGCTTTGCGCCACCACTTGAGATGATTGATCCAAACAAAGACATCTCAGCTGAGAAAGAAGAAATCCGAGCAGGTTTAAAAACACGACGCATGGCACTTGCTGAGCGTGGTTTTGATATTGATACCATTCATGCAGAATTTGAAGAAGAGCAAAAAGACGCACAAGCACGAGGATTATCATTCGACACAGATGGTGAAGATTTTTCTACTGGTTTGAGTAACACTGACGAACCCGATGAAAATGATCACAACAATAAAGCGCATGAAGATGAAGAATAA
- a CDS encoding major capsid protein, with protein MDISFFNHNAFSMATMMKAIENYAFKPDLIGSLNLFEEVETNKTTVGIERRDNKLSLIPTSERGSPLIEAGRDSRNVRFFPTTRIAKSDTIKAEEIQDRREFGTEDQLETAMKFIAKRQKKLIEEIELTWENMQLGAIQGIVLDADGSVLYDWYKEWGITPPEPIDFKLNEDTTDVSYMVNQIRIKMVKASGNTFSTRSRIIGFCGDEFFFKLKNHKTIRETYLNTSLAQTLNSTAGIATPGAIELGSFGSFDFAGATFVNYCNIHDYNMNTKSKTKRSIGIKPDECQFVPVNVPGVFQKTFAPGESWKVVNTVGKPLYPTLVIDRDNDAWVRAEVYSYPLFICARPEMLFKAVVKAQ; from the coding sequence ATGGATATAAGTTTTTTTAATCACAACGCATTCTCAATGGCAACAATGATGAAAGCGATTGAGAATTACGCGTTTAAACCTGATCTGATTGGTTCACTTAACCTTTTTGAGGAAGTTGAGACAAACAAGACAACAGTTGGCATTGAGAGACGTGACAACAAATTATCACTCATTCCAACAAGTGAACGCGGCTCACCTTTAATAGAAGCAGGTAGAGATAGTCGCAACGTTCGGTTTTTTCCAACAACACGTATTGCTAAAAGCGACACAATAAAGGCGGAAGAAATTCAAGATCGGCGAGAATTTGGTACAGAAGATCAGCTTGAAACAGCGATGAAATTTATCGCTAAAAGGCAAAAGAAGCTGATTGAGGAAATTGAACTGACTTGGGAAAATATGCAGCTTGGAGCTATCCAAGGTATTGTTCTCGATGCTGATGGATCAGTGCTTTATGATTGGTATAAGGAATGGGGGATCACACCACCAGAGCCTATTGATTTTAAACTAAATGAGGACACAACCGATGTTTCTTATATGGTTAATCAAATTCGCATCAAGATGGTTAAAGCTTCAGGCAATACATTTTCCACTCGTTCACGAATTATTGGGTTTTGTGGAGATGAATTCTTTTTCAAGTTAAAAAATCACAAAACAATTCGTGAAACTTATCTCAACACATCTTTAGCACAAACATTAAATAGTACAGCAGGTATCGCAACGCCTGGAGCTATTGAATTAGGAAGCTTTGGAAGTTTTGATTTTGCTGGTGCGACGTTTGTTAATTACTGCAACATTCATGATTATAATATGAATACTAAATCCAAGACAAAACGAAGCATAGGTATTAAGCCTGATGAATGTCAATTTGTTCCTGTTAATGTGCCTGGTGTATTCCAAAAAACATTTGCTCCAGGTGAAAGTTGGAAGGTTGTTAATACAGTCGGTAAACCTCTTTATCCTACACTTGTTATAGATCGCGATAATGACGCGTGGGTGAGAGCTGAAGTATACAGTTATCCACTCTTCATTTGCGCGCGTCCTGAAATGCTCTTCAAAGCAGTAGTGAAAGCACAATAA